From a single Hippoglossus stenolepis isolate QCI-W04-F060 chromosome 2, HSTE1.2, whole genome shotgun sequence genomic region:
- the LOC124852627 gene encoding myelin-associated glycoprotein-like encodes MEGSSVTLTCSSDANPAANYTWSKEDRTLLQGPEGVYRLSSISSGDSGVYSCKSENQYGRINSTSLHLDVQYAPKPPLCVSESLW; translated from the exons atggagggcagctcggtgactctgacctgcagcagtgatgctaacccagcagctaattacacctggtccaAGGAGGACCGAACTCTGCTTCAAGGACCAGAGGGCGTTTatcgtctctcctccatcagctctggggacAGCGGGGTCTACTCCTGCAAGTCTGAGAATCAGTACGGACGGATCAACTCCACGTCTCTACACTTAGACGTCCAGT ATGCTCCAAAGCCtcccctctgtgtcagtgagtccctctggtga